The following proteins come from a genomic window of Triticum aestivum cultivar Chinese Spring chromosome 6A, IWGSC CS RefSeq v2.1, whole genome shotgun sequence:
- the LOC123128779 gene encoding uncharacterized protein — protein MISLLQLQAELDVKYQMERESRASALNVQMGLVEGIIDISDSERNDEVNFEEWSDPEHAKLVETDRRLREQEEKDAEVVKMYQEMYGKNDGHQEVSGTDNDSLVEKHRKLREQEEKDTKVAMMYQTLYDQNATEAQITNVPANRILAQAAKPAGRERSPMEGGRRDAAVQVNEHAGESSYMEENFKFVF, from the exons ATGATCAGCTTGCTGCAACTTCAAGCAGAACTGGATGTGAAAT ATCAGATGGAGAGAGAATCCCGTGCATCGGCATTGAATGTGCAGATGGGTTTGGTTGAAGGGATTATTGACATCTCTGACAGTGAACGCAACGATGAAGTTAATTTTGAAGAGTGGTCTGATCCTGAGCATGCTAAACTGGTTGAGACAGATAGAAGGTTGAGAGAGCAAGAGGAGAAAGATGCAGAGGTCGTGAAGATGTATCAGGAAATGTATGGCAAAAATGATGGGCACCAAGAAGTCTCAGGCACGGATAATGATTCACTTGTTGAGAAGCACCGTAAGTTAAGGGAGCAAGAGGAAAAAGACACCAAGGTTGCAATGATGTATCAAACACTGTATGATCAAAATG CTACTGAAGCTCAGATCACCAATGTGCCAGCAAACAGAATTCTTGCTCAGGCGGCAAAACCTGCAGGTCGGGAAAGAAGCCCCATGGAGGGTGGGCGTAGAG ATGCAGCTGTTCAGGTGAATGAACATGCCGGGGAGAGTTCATACAtggaagaaaattttaaatttgtGTTTTGA